A DNA window from Sphaeramia orbicularis chromosome 22, fSphaOr1.1, whole genome shotgun sequence contains the following coding sequences:
- the cfd gene encoding complement factor D codes for MMVSVKDILVAAAVCVFTLISHSEGIIGGREAAPHSRPYMASIQVQQEEVRKHECGGFLVADQWVMTAVHCLPTGPSGRKVVLGLHSLSEPEETQQVFDILELHNHPDFNSVNYDNDIALIKLDHPVNITEAVRTLEFLRSGGTNPGTDEEVETAGWGSTDNLGSRPDKLKELVVEVVSSQRCRRSDYFGSRFTSNMICAHKICDNPCDKPQKKEDTCDGDSGGPLLYNGVAVGIVSNGGIKCGQFRKPGIYTIISHYTQWIDSIMGQQPTAQPASL; via the exons ATGATGGTGTCAGTGAAAGACATCCTGGTAGCGgctgctgtttgtgttttcacCCTCATATCTCACA GTGAGGGTATAATTGGAGGCAGAGAAGCAGCGCCTCATTCCCGGCCCTACATGGCGTCCATCCAGGTACAGCAGGAGGAGGTCAGGAAGCATGAATGTGGAGGTTTTCTGGTCGCAGATCAGTGGGTGATGACTGCAGTGCACTGTCTGCCAACAGG TCCCAGTGGGagaaaagtagtgctgggtcttcatTCTCTGAGCGAACCTGAAGAAACACAACAAGTCTTTGACATCTTGGAGCTTCACAACCACCCAGATTTTAACAGCGTTAATTATGACAATGACATCGCTTTAATTAAG TTGGATCATCCAGTGAACATCACTGAGGCTGTGAGGACGTTGGAGTTTCTGCGAAGCGGCGGCACCAACCCGGGCACAGATGAAGAGGTTGAAACGGCAGGATGGGGTTCCACCGACAACCTGGGATCCAGACCGGACAAGTTAAAAGAGCTGGTGGTTGAAGTGGTCAGCTCCCAGAGATGCCGACGCAGTGACTACTTTGGCTCGAGGTTCACTAGTAACATGATCTGTGCGCACAAAATATGTGACAACCCATGTGATAAACCACAGAAGAAAgaagacacctgtgat ggcGACTCTGGAGGTCCTCTGCTCTACAACGGTGTCGCAGTAGGCATCGTCTCCAACGGTGGGATTAAATGCGGCCAATTCCGAAAGCCTGGAATATACACTATCATTTCACACTATACACAGTGGATTGACAGCATCATGGGCCAACAACCCACTGCACAACCTGCAAGCCTGTAA
- the LOC115413272 gene encoding uncharacterized protein LOC115413272 gives MSNNGITNMRQMMVVISTVEEWSCLKSLLEESTGDKQDRISFSSEGANQICDIAVEARSISFHYADLKQDMTEEDICKASEACFRSCPEGISTFLLLIQGGNYTKWHKRLIEILKSHFGAEALEYLVVLSLDDGKLVDTLDDALLELINICNGRYCRLRSSAAGDTLLALFEMVDFMLAGNVSATGYTENMLDEAKKTSTEDSAMKMLKEKVREAEEKERMFKQLVLEHEERRAKEMEALRTKHNEERRKEAAEKNKYEAKRESLEEAVMSHRALVQVQMTAADDDDSQRMSVVLLGLSGSGKSSALNLILNRAASRYSADDTGHQAPRPTLACQKKEVFASGKRLTLVDTPELWDEDGVENLDLVKDCLALSLPGPHVFLVVLQVGRFTQGESEMLGQLQKVFGREFTEHAVVLFVRFDCHGFKPQSINDYVSGAHSTLQDLVQKCGSRYYDLNVTKSYNALSFPQVKELLSGINKLTAAHGGRSYSVKRFSTQELQDRRKEIEEGKEGGLEENYLLRDA, from the exons ACGGCATAACTAACATGAGGCAGATGATGGTGGTCATCTCCACAGTGGAAGAATGGTCCTGTCTGAAGTCTCTGCTGGAGGAAAGTACCGGGGATAAGCAGGATCGGATATCCTTTAGTTCAGAGGGAGCAAATCAAATCTGTGACATAGCAGTAGAGGCTCGATCGATCAGCTTTCACTATGCAGATTTAAAGCAAGACATGACAGAGGAGGACATCTGCAAGGCATCAGAGGCCTGTTTTAGGTCTTGTCCAGAAGGAATCAGTACATTTCTCCTGCTGATCCAAGGTGGAAATTACACAAAGTGGCATAAACGACTGATAGAAATCCTGAAGAGCCACTTTGGAGCTGAGGCTCTTGAATACTTGGTGGTTCTTTCTCTTGATGACGGTAAACTGGTCGACACCTTGGATGACGCCCTGCTGGAGTTAATCAACATTTGCAATGGCCGATACTGTCGCCTCAGGTCGTCTGCCGCAGGCGACACTCTGCTTGCGCTGTTCGAGATGGTCGACTTCATGCTGGCCGGAAACGTCAGCGCGACCGGTTACACTGAGAACATGTTGGACGAAGCCAAGAAGACGAGCACAGAGGACTCGGCCATGAAGATGCTGAAGGAGAAGGTCCGAGAGGCAGAGGAGAAAGAGAGGATGTTCAAGCAGCTGGTTCTAGAGCATGAGGAGAGGAGGGCCAAGGAGATGGAGGCTCTGAGGACCAAGCATAATgaggagagaaggaaggaggCAGCTGAGAAGAACAAGTACGAAGCAAAGAGAGAGAGTCTGGAGGAGGCCGTGATGAGCCACAGAGCCCTGGTCCAAGTCCAGATGACCGCAGCTGATG ATGATGACTCTCAGAGGATGTCAGTGGTCCTGCTGGGCCTGTCAGGCAGTGGAAAGTCTTCTGCTCTGAACCTCATCCTGAACAGAGCAGCCAGTCGATACTCAGCTGACGACACCGGCCACCAAGCCCCTCGGCCCACCTTAGCCTGCCAGAAAAAGGAGGTGTTTGCATCCGGGAAGCGTCTCACCCTGGTGGACACCCCCGAGCTGTGGGATGAGGACGGGGTGGAGAACCTGGACCTGGTCAAAGACTGCCTGGCTCTGTCCCTCCCCGGACCCCATGTGTTCCTGGTGGTCCTCCAGGTGGGACGCTTCACCCAGGGGGAGAGCGAGATGCTGGGGCAGCTTCAGAAAGTCTTTGGCCGAGAGTTTACAGAACACGCCGTCGTCCTGTTTGTCCGCTTTGACTGTCACGGGTTCAAGCCGCAGAGTATCAACGACTACGTGTCCGGGGCCCACTCCACCCTCCAGGACCTGGTTCAGAAATGTGGGAGCAGGTATTATGACCTGAACGTCACTAAGTCTTACAACGCTCTGAGCTTTCCTCAGGTGAAAGAGCTGCTGTCGGGGATCAACAAACTGACGGCTGCACATGGAGGACGCTCCTACTCAGTCAAGAGGTTCTCAACTCAGGAACTGCAGGACCGAAGGAAAGAAATAGAagaaggaaaggagggagggTTAGAGGAAAATTACCTATTAAGAGATGCCTGa